Proteins encoded by one window of Microscilla marina ATCC 23134:
- a CDS encoding triple tyrosine motif-containing protein, with protein sequence MNPTPIYLNFYRFYTTLFALLWLVTGYTLQAQHGDLYLTNYKVPIKNVDHQNRAIAQGTNNVMYFANTKGVLSYDGVVWGMIPTRNTPYSLSIKIKYDNIVYVGCRNNFGYLTRDKLGRETYKSISDRKANLKVLGRIFGEVNRIVQKKKHIYFYSHKALIKVNRKTLNIEKVWFTHKERQFAGILFLNDTPYIQIKAKGLHRIAGDKLIPIGSSKMYAYLDIHDSFMYNNEQALFIASNSWSYLFDGKKIKLYIPRDYKYLLSNLMRGALRVGNKDIAFSTLSGGVLVAEQNYGKTKRIINYQTGLPDDEVLAMYKDRLGALWICHSYGITRADARLPVKSYSSYAGIDGNVTSSLKRGDSLFVSTSEGVFYLNKVSRFEQVASLIKKEAKYLRTIKKTERVVTITEPKDRRETKLRIYRHSEEGEKDVKRKIEVKETSKTEETPSRVISYEKSSIRLPNEDIRKIYAMASIPYIYKKVTGLHAKCRQMYPYGKGMLIASNIGLYAAFTEKDEVAASPVIKDEYVHFIYQSPSNKNWFYIGTEHGLHFVVYKNGRFKTQSTLQDMTDLVYSIVEHSNGLWLGSENQVLRVNLDPKTGMFNSFKRFPFANSYSENIAARLIDGEPAFFLSSGIYSYDAKKKRLIQKTALQKYANTETKVLYHQPGYTWVETKNLWTNITNTKAGKFRLAQFLELFDDVQDIYIDKVKNIWVVNNNELFKIDAQAKLDDRKYFKVFIKNVRNKKGKFLPLKDLVVKHTDNTLSFTFQLASPFFRNEDNTVYQYWLEDLEDRSKKKKKVDWSAWNKRAIISFPFLPSGQYKLHVRAKNTFGQTSQDQAFVFQVKPPFWQTSWFYASQTLFFLGLLLLSLLFSRKGTKYARVSYVLTFVTIITFFEFIMLTFEPYVDNASNNVPVFKLGMNILLALSLAPIEMLLRRMILKKKESSREAAKRVAERKADKQKPTSRSE encoded by the coding sequence ATGAACCCAACCCCCATTTATCTGAATTTTTACCGATTTTATACCACTTTGTTTGCCTTGCTTTGGCTGGTCACAGGTTATACCCTTCAAGCACAACATGGAGACTTGTACCTGACAAACTACAAGGTGCCCATTAAAAACGTTGACCATCAAAACCGGGCAATTGCTCAAGGTACAAACAATGTGATGTACTTTGCCAATACTAAAGGAGTGCTCAGTTATGACGGGGTGGTCTGGGGAATGATTCCAACCAGAAATACGCCCTACTCACTGTCTATCAAGATTAAATATGACAATATAGTATATGTAGGCTGCCGCAATAACTTTGGCTACCTTACCCGTGACAAACTGGGCAGAGAAACCTATAAGTCTATATCAGACAGAAAAGCCAATCTTAAAGTTTTGGGGAGAATTTTTGGAGAGGTAAACCGCATTGTTCAGAAAAAAAAGCACATTTATTTTTACAGCCATAAAGCACTCATCAAGGTAAACCGAAAAACACTTAATATTGAAAAGGTATGGTTTACCCACAAAGAGCGTCAGTTTGCAGGTATTTTATTTTTAAACGACACTCCTTATATACAAATAAAAGCCAAAGGTTTGCACCGAATAGCAGGTGATAAACTGATACCCATAGGAAGTAGTAAAATGTATGCTTACCTCGATATTCACGACTCGTTTATGTACAACAATGAACAGGCACTGTTTATAGCAAGCAATAGCTGGTCGTACTTGTTTGATGGCAAAAAAATAAAACTATACATTCCACGCGACTATAAATACCTGCTAAGTAACCTTATGAGGGGAGCACTACGAGTAGGTAACAAAGATATTGCTTTTTCTACCCTATCGGGTGGGGTACTGGTGGCAGAACAGAATTATGGCAAAACCAAACGCATTATCAATTATCAGACAGGACTACCCGACGACGAGGTATTGGCAATGTATAAAGATCGTTTAGGTGCCTTGTGGATTTGCCATTCTTATGGCATTACCCGTGCTGACGCCCGGCTTCCGGTAAAATCATACTCGTCTTATGCTGGAATAGACGGCAATGTCACATCATCGCTCAAAAGAGGAGACTCGCTGTTTGTGTCTACCAGTGAAGGGGTGTTTTATTTGAATAAAGTAAGTAGGTTCGAACAGGTGGCCAGTTTGATAAAAAAAGAAGCTAAGTACCTCAGAACCATTAAAAAGACTGAGAGGGTAGTAACGATTACAGAGCCTAAAGATCGCCGCGAAACCAAGTTGCGTATTTATCGCCACTCAGAAGAAGGAGAAAAAGATGTAAAACGAAAGATAGAAGTAAAAGAAACCTCCAAAACAGAAGAAACCCCCTCAAGGGTGATTAGCTATGAGAAATCATCGATAAGGTTACCCAATGAAGATATCAGGAAAATATACGCGATGGCGTCTATACCTTATATATATAAAAAGGTGACTGGGTTGCACGCCAAGTGCCGCCAAATGTACCCTTATGGCAAAGGCATGCTCATTGCCAGTAATATAGGGCTTTATGCGGCTTTTACAGAAAAAGACGAAGTAGCAGCTTCTCCTGTTATCAAAGATGAATATGTACATTTTATTTATCAGTCGCCCAGCAACAAAAACTGGTTTTATATCGGGACAGAGCACGGGCTGCATTTTGTAGTGTATAAAAATGGTCGTTTTAAAACCCAAAGTACGCTGCAGGACATGACCGACCTGGTATATTCTATTGTAGAACATAGTAATGGCCTGTGGTTAGGGAGCGAAAACCAGGTATTAAGGGTAAACCTTGACCCTAAAACAGGGATGTTTAATAGCTTCAAGCGCTTTCCCTTTGCCAATAGTTATTCAGAAAACATTGCTGCCCGCTTGATAGATGGTGAGCCTGCCTTCTTTTTATCTTCTGGAATTTATAGTTATGATGCCAAAAAGAAGCGTTTGATACAAAAAACGGCACTGCAAAAATATGCCAATACTGAAACCAAAGTGTTGTATCACCAGCCTGGTTATACTTGGGTAGAAACCAAGAATCTATGGACAAATATTACCAATACCAAAGCAGGCAAGTTTAGACTGGCGCAGTTTCTTGAGCTATTTGATGATGTACAAGATATTTATATAGACAAAGTAAAAAATATTTGGGTAGTAAATAACAATGAGTTGTTTAAAATTGACGCCCAGGCAAAACTTGACGACAGGAAATATTTTAAGGTGTTTATAAAGAATGTCAGGAATAAGAAGGGAAAGTTTTTACCCCTGAAAGATTTGGTAGTAAAACATACCGACAACACTTTGTCTTTTACTTTTCAGTTGGCTTCACCGTTCTTCCGAAACGAAGATAACACCGTGTATCAGTACTGGCTGGAAGATTTGGAAGACCGCAGTAAAAAGAAGAAAAAAGTAGATTGGTCAGCCTGGAACAAACGAGCCATTATATCATTTCCTTTTTTGCCCAGTGGTCAGTACAAATTACATGTAAGAGCTAAAAACACCTTTGGCCAAACCAGTCAAGACCAAGCTTTTGTGTTTCAGGTAAAACCTCCATTTTGGCAAACATCGTGGTTTTATGCCTCTCAAACACTTTTCTTTTTGGGCTTATTACTACTTTCATTATTGTTTAGTCGTAAAGGTACCAAATACGCCAGGGTATCTTATGTACTTACCTTTGTCACCATTATTACCTTCTTTGAGTTTATCATGCTCACCTTTGAGCCTTATGTAGACAATGCTTCCAACAATGTACCAGTATTTAAACTAGGGATGAACATACTGCTTGCCCTTAGCCTGGCGCCTATCGAGATGCTACTACGCCGTATGATTCTTAAGAAAAAGGAGTCTTCGCGTGAGGCAGCAAAAAGAGTGGCCGAAAGAAAGGCTGACAAACAAAAGCCCACAAGCAGGAGTGAATAA
- a CDS encoding LytR/AlgR family response regulator transcription factor → MKVLIIEDEAPASRRLQKLITEIDPQIEVLEVLDSIEASVQWLGQHATPEVIFMDIQLADGVSFDIFEQVQIQTPVIFTTAYDNYSLKAFKVNSIDYLLKPINKTALTQSIEKYRQLKNQFSTSNYQQQIGNLLETLSLGATGQNNTNAYKNRFLVKLGDRLESVAESDIGYFQAKDKMVLLITQQNKKYPIDYSLDDLERLLHLAHFFRINRQFIVRIDAIQSIHTYFNGKLKVILTPEVQNQDIVISREKSTQFKQWLDL, encoded by the coding sequence ATGAAGGTACTCATTATAGAAGATGAAGCACCAGCGAGTCGTCGTTTGCAAAAGTTGATCACTGAAATAGACCCTCAAATAGAGGTGCTTGAGGTGCTTGATAGCATAGAGGCATCAGTGCAATGGCTAGGTCAGCATGCGACACCTGAGGTTATTTTTATGGATATACAACTGGCTGACGGAGTGAGCTTTGATATTTTTGAACAAGTGCAAATCCAAACTCCAGTAATTTTTACTACTGCCTACGACAATTACTCCCTGAAAGCTTTTAAAGTAAACAGTATCGACTATTTGCTAAAGCCAATCAATAAAACAGCGCTTACCCAAAGTATCGAGAAATACCGCCAACTCAAAAATCAGTTTTCAACAAGTAACTATCAGCAGCAAATTGGCAACCTGCTTGAAACACTCTCGCTGGGAGCAACTGGGCAAAATAACACCAATGCTTACAAAAATAGATTTTTGGTAAAACTCGGTGATCGCCTGGAGTCGGTAGCTGAAAGTGATATAGGGTATTTTCAGGCAAAAGACAAAATGGTGTTACTTATTACACAACAAAATAAAAAATATCCGATAGACTATTCGCTCGATGACCTGGAACGCTTGCTTCATCTTGCCCATTTTTTTCGCATCAACCGTCAGTTCATTGTAAGAATAGATGCCATCCAAAGTATCCATACTTATTTTAATGGCAAACTAAAGGTAATACTGACCCCTGAAGTACAAAACCAGGATATTGTGATTAGCCGAGAAAAAAGTACACAATTTAAACAGTGGCTTGATCTGTAG
- a CDS encoding RNA polymerase sigma factor has protein sequence MQTIEFNTIDKASKMLKPFALKLTKDNEQANDLLQETMLKAITNREKFTQGTNLKAWLYTIMRNTFITNYQRLARRNTFIDSTANLHYINSSDNVVDNKAYANFTIQDINQAISKLDDTYSVPFMLHFKGFKYHEIAEKLEIPIGTVKNRIHLARKELKDSLKQYASH, from the coding sequence ATGCAAACTATAGAATTCAACACCATAGACAAGGCATCCAAGATGCTAAAGCCTTTTGCCCTCAAGCTCACTAAGGATAATGAGCAAGCCAATGATCTATTACAGGAAACAATGCTTAAGGCCATTACTAACCGCGAAAAATTTACTCAAGGAACTAATCTCAAAGCATGGTTATACACCATCATGAGAAATACATTTATTACCAATTATCAAAGATTGGCGCGTAGAAATACCTTTATAGATAGCACCGCTAATCTGCACTACATAAACTCGTCAGATAATGTAGTAGATAATAAGGCTTATGCCAACTTTACAATTCAAGATATTAACCAAGCAATTAGCAAACTAGACGATACTTATAGCGTTCCCTTTATGTTGCATTTCAAAGGGTTTAAGTATCACGAAATTGCTGAGAAATTAGAGATTCCGATTGGAACCGTTAAGAACAGAATACACCTTGCCCGCAAGGAATTAAAAGATAGCTTGAAACAATACGCAAGTCATTAA
- a CDS encoding tetratricopeptide repeat protein codes for MSGGIKSNFFSKHLGFVVKMISKYYPLDAHTLEKYQDRWHWESISGNVYLAWTPELLKKYHSKIDWTALSTGARMPEIASNKRANLEQWDKMNSQGLGIWSIELLEEFKGKWDWNELSSNETMPWSTKLIEQFQDEWNWYYLSQNRALPWSILLIEKFKDKWDWSELSNLHSIPWTIELIQWFEENWYWDTLVQNESLPWSIKLIEAFSDHWDWEMLHNDFIYQKVLRFCLDQHVVEQIMESLGQYGWYIYEFKRLDKEALWHELRNVGDTCIEHFPECIAAYFYRGKAKYESDVFQGVMNDLNKVLKHDKTHQGALYYRGKLRNEMEYYEDAMQDFSEVIRINPLHKEAYLGRAQVNTTLGQLELAMQDIDQALALDNAYIEAYKVKGKASKLQGNYQAAANAYSAIIKLESWNGDAYCERGKVYQLLGDITQACKDWRYASDTCFHFEAYQLLDIYCKK; via the coding sequence ATGAGTGGAGGAATAAAATCAAACTTTTTTAGCAAGCATTTAGGCTTTGTCGTTAAAATGATCTCTAAATATTACCCTTTAGATGCACACACCTTAGAAAAATACCAAGACCGCTGGCACTGGGAAAGCATCAGCGGGAACGTCTACCTTGCATGGACTCCTGAGTTACTAAAAAAATACCATAGTAAAATCGATTGGACAGCCCTGAGTACTGGGGCACGCATGCCTGAAATAGCCTCCAACAAAAGGGCAAACCTAGAACAATGGGATAAGATGAATAGCCAAGGATTGGGTATATGGTCTATTGAGTTGTTAGAAGAGTTTAAGGGCAAGTGGGACTGGAACGAGCTAAGTTCAAACGAAACAATGCCTTGGTCAACGAAATTAATTGAACAATTTCAAGACGAATGGAATTGGTATTACCTTTCTCAAAACCGTGCCTTGCCTTGGTCCATATTGCTTATCGAAAAGTTTAAAGACAAGTGGGACTGGTCAGAACTAAGCAATTTGCACAGCATTCCGTGGACGATTGAGTTAATACAATGGTTTGAGGAAAACTGGTACTGGGATACTTTAGTGCAAAATGAAAGTTTGCCTTGGTCTATAAAATTGATTGAGGCGTTTAGTGATCATTGGGATTGGGAAATGCTGCATAATGATTTTATCTATCAAAAAGTATTGAGGTTTTGCCTTGATCAACACGTGGTAGAACAAATAATGGAGAGCTTGGGACAATATGGTTGGTATATATACGAGTTTAAACGTTTAGATAAAGAAGCATTGTGGCACGAATTGCGCAATGTTGGTGATACTTGCATCGAGCACTTTCCAGAATGTATTGCGGCTTACTTTTACCGAGGTAAGGCAAAGTACGAGTCTGATGTTTTTCAAGGAGTTATGAATGATTTGAACAAAGTACTTAAGCACGATAAAACACACCAGGGGGCTTTATATTATCGTGGTAAATTACGCAACGAAATGGAATATTATGAAGATGCTATGCAGGATTTTTCAGAAGTAATCCGTATTAACCCACTACACAAAGAGGCCTACCTGGGGAGGGCACAAGTGAACACCACTTTGGGGCAACTAGAATTGGCCATGCAGGATATTGATCAGGCATTGGCACTTGACAATGCCTATATAGAGGCATATAAAGTAAAAGGGAAAGCAAGCAAACTACAGGGCAATTACCAAGCAGCGGCAAATGCTTATAGTGCTATCATAAAGCTGGAGTCGTGGAACGGTGATGCATATTGCGAAAGAGGCAAGGTATATCAGTTGTTAGGTGATATAACTCAAGCGTGTAAAGACTGGAGATACGCAAGTGATACCTGCTTTCATTTTGAAGCGTATCAACTGTTAGATATTTACTGCAAAAAGTAA
- a CDS encoding tetratricopeptide repeat protein, which yields MKKIFCLAVALLWLSAFSFAQETLTPEQTNTIKQSTAKLLQNYAKALSSMGDTSFLRTLEPKPSESGTQTGSNDQDQEPTIEEVPYKERLIDVFFETNDIYVCNDVFPYFSKADHPQTANMSKMVVAKTYLTYIMTWYKKGIQITYDNLEYGQIKFNKNAPVPYYHLRVKLNRKIKGSYQDGSVYEDSTPLYFYIRTAGKYPTQMSEVQIFSIDWGTQEARARRSGKIRVSEGIAAGTRYFDSENYRMAYETLMKYKDEKKLRKNAKASLALAWMYFRGLGTKENFKETLVWLQHAADRKDKYALFYLGEAYYFGYEIKEDERKAYKLYRKAAGKRLGMAEHATGRANELGKGTSKSMRRARHWYKRAVKHGYYQAQKDYDRVKKK from the coding sequence ATGAAAAAAATCTTTTGTTTGGCAGTTGCTCTTTTGTGGTTGTCTGCCTTTAGTTTTGCCCAGGAAACCCTTACTCCTGAACAAACAAATACAATTAAACAAAGCACAGCAAAGCTGTTGCAAAACTACGCAAAAGCGCTTAGCTCGATGGGCGACACCAGTTTTTTACGCACTCTGGAGCCTAAACCTTCTGAATCGGGTACCCAAACCGGGAGCAATGACCAAGACCAAGAGCCTACTATAGAAGAGGTTCCTTACAAAGAACGTTTGATAGATGTGTTTTTTGAAACCAACGATATTTATGTTTGCAATGATGTTTTCCCTTACTTTAGCAAAGCCGATCACCCCCAAACTGCCAACATGTCTAAAATGGTAGTGGCAAAGACCTACCTGACTTATATCATGACCTGGTATAAAAAAGGCATCCAGATAACCTATGACAACCTTGAATATGGGCAAATTAAATTTAATAAAAATGCCCCAGTGCCTTATTATCATCTGAGGGTAAAGTTAAATCGCAAAATTAAAGGCTCTTATCAAGACGGTAGTGTGTATGAAGACTCTACCCCACTTTATTTTTATATACGTACTGCTGGTAAGTACCCCACGCAAATGAGCGAAGTACAGATATTTTCTATAGATTGGGGCACTCAGGAAGCCCGCGCCCGAAGAAGTGGTAAGATCAGGGTATCGGAAGGCATAGCTGCCGGAACTCGTTATTTCGACAGTGAAAACTACCGGATGGCGTATGAAACCTTGATGAAGTATAAGGATGAAAAAAAATTACGCAAAAATGCCAAGGCTTCGCTTGCTCTAGCCTGGATGTATTTTAGAGGATTGGGTACCAAGGAAAACTTTAAGGAAACACTGGTTTGGCTACAACACGCTGCTGACCGTAAAGACAAGTATGCATTGTTTTACCTGGGCGAAGCTTATTATTTTGGCTATGAAATAAAAGAAGATGAAAGAAAGGCTTATAAGCTTTATCGAAAAGCTGCAGGTAAACGGCTAGGGATGGCAGAACATGCTACTGGACGTGCCAACGAACTGGGCAAAGGGACTTCTAAAAGTATGAGGCGGGCACGTCACTGGTATAAGCGTGCTGTAAAACATGGCTATTACCAGGCTCAAAAAGATTATGACAGAGTGAAAAAGAAATAA